DNA sequence from the Clostridia bacterium genome:
TGACTTTGTCGTCGTCTCCTGGGTGACTGATGAGTCCTCCGATTCGTTCGTTGAGTACTGGCAGACGGGCCTGCTGCCCGGAACGCCGAAGAGAGCCGGAAACTTCGACATGACCACAGCTCACTCGGTGCCCATTTCCGGGCTTCGCACTGGTGTTGCCTACGGGTACAGGGTCATTTCCCAGGATGCGGCGGGCAATCGTTCGCAATCCGCTGATATGACCCTCAGAATCGCCCAGCAGGATACCACTGCTCCTACAGTGAGGCTTACGATAAACTCCGGTGCGCGTTACACCAACAGCAGAAGCATACGGCTTGAGATCACTGCTCAGGACGATTCGGGTGGACCGCTGGAGATGACCGTAAGGGATGATAGGTCGTCCTTCGGACCATGGCAGCCGTATAGCGCCTACGCTTCCTGGCAGCTATCGGCTGTCGATGGGGTGCGCACCGTCTCAGTGCGCGTGCGTGATGCTGCTGGAAATGAGGCACAGGCCGATTCGTCGATCACCATGGACACGATGCCCCCGTCCATCAGCCGTGTGGACGCGAAGGCGATCGGAACCAGCAGCGCGTCCGTAACATGGACCACAAACGAGGCTTCCGATTCGTACGTCGAATACTGGACGTCCGGCACTCCGGCAAAGGTAGGCTTTGCCGAGATGGTCACCGCCCACTCCGTCACATTGTCCGGGCTCAGAACAGGAGTGACGTACGGATTCCGTGTCATGTCCCAGGATGCGGCGGGCAACCTTGCTCAGTCGCAGGATTTCACATTCAGGCTGCAACCGCAGGACTTCACACCGCCAACTGTGAGGCTCCGGATCAACGGTGGAGCGCAATCTGCCAGTAATCGGCTGCTGCAGCTTGAGATAACTGCCCAGGATGACTCTGGCGGGCCGCTGGAGATGTCGATCAGAGATGACCGCACCTCGTTCGGTGCGTGGCAGCGCTACACTACGTATGTCTCCTGGCAACTCAGTGCGGGCGACGGCAGGCGCATGGTGTCGGTGAAGGTGCGGGACGCTGTCGGCAATGAGACGCAGACCGATGCGTACATCACCATTGACACAACACCCATCGCTAACCCGCCTACAGGAGGCATTTCCATCAATAATGGGGCAGTATGCACCAGATATACTGCGGTGCAGCTCAGTATCTCGGCACGGACCGATTCGGGAGGTCCGATTGAGATGCGCCTGAGGGAGGGTGCGGGGGGCTGGACTGGCTGGCAGCCCTACGCCTCGCAGATGACATACAGGTTCACCCCTGGAGATGGCGCAAAGACCGTGTATGTTGAGTTCCGCGACATGTATGCGAATGTGAGCCGCACGTACTCCAGTTCGATCACCCTCGACACGCGTGCGCCGAGGATTACGAACGTGCGATCCTCGAATGTGGCCACGAACTCGGCCACGATAACGTGGAACACCGACGAATCTGCGACCTCGACTGTGGAGTTCGGGCTGTCCGGGATAGGCATGAGCAGCTCCATGGGTGACAGGTCAGTCTCATCGTCTGAGGCATCACAGCCTGCGGGGGATGTGGGCTCAAAGGCAGTGATCGTCACCCCCGTGAATCCGGGATCGCTGCGCACGAGCCACAGCGTAGCGCTGACAGGGCTCAGGGATGCAACCACCTATTATTATCAGGTAGTATCTAGGGACGCGGCCGGGAATGTGGCGGTCTCCTCGGGCTACTCATTCACGACCCAGGGCAGCGCGCCGCCGCCGCCTCCTCCCCCGCCGCCTCCTCCGCCTCCACCGCCTCCACCGCCTACGCCAGGTGGAACGATGGTGAACTGGGCCGCGGCATCGAACGGAGGGAGGGCGAGCGCATCGTCCTTTGCTGCTGCGAATTCCGCTGGACCAGGCAAACCCAGTCTGCTTGCGAACGACGGCAACACGAGCACATTCTGGGAGGCCAGGAATCCTGGCGACGGATCTACTTCCGAATGGCTAATGATCGAGTTCTCACGTGCACAGAATATCAACGGCATCAAGCTCCAGTGCGATGCAGCGCACTTCCCAATGGACATGTCGGTGGAGGTGGAAACGAATGGACGCTGGATCCAAGTTGCGACTGTTGCCTCCAAGGGACAGTTGGAGAAATACCTGAAGGCCTCGGGCAGCTCTGCGACATTCGAGTTCTCGTTCAGTGTCGTGTCTGCCACAAAGGTTCGCTTCGTGATCAGAAGGGTATCGAACCCGACTGTCCCAGTCCAGGTGCGTGAGGTCGAGGCATACTACACCGGCAAGTAGACGGCGGCGCGCAGGCCGCTGAACAGGCCCGACTGCCGCACCCGCAGGGGTGCGGCAGTCGGATGTCACGGAGGGAGTACGGAAGTTGGGCGGAACGGCGTATGATGTGATAGTTGTTGGAGCAGGGCCCGCCGGCATCTTCGCAGCCCTTGAGCTTGCCCTTAAGAGCAGCCTCAGGATCCTGATAGTCGAGAAGGGCCGCGGTATTGAAGGAAGAGTCTGCCCGGCATTGCAGAAGAGCGGCGTGTGCCTCCGATGTGATCCATGCAGCGTGGTTTCGGGGTGGGGCGGCGCCGGCGCGTTCAGCGACGGGAAGCTGACTCTGTCCACCGACGTGGGCGGGATGCTTGACAACTACATCGGCAAGGAACGGCTGATTGACCTGATGAAACAGGTGGATGAAGTGTACCTGGAGTACGGCGCTCCAGACTCGGTGTGGGGCGAGGAGGACGAGAAGATCGCCGCGCTGAAGGATCGCGCCACATTGGCGGATCTTGCGCTTGTTCCGGCCAAGATAAGGCACCTGGGCACCGGAAGGACCGCGCGCATACTGTCTGGAATGCGTGAGCGTCTTGAGGGGCGAGTGGATATCGATCTTTCCACGCAGGCGAGAACGATCGTCGCGATGAATGGGGTCGTGGATGGAATCGAGACATCCCGCGGCCAGTTTGTTCAGGGGAAGTACGTGATCGTAGCGCCTGGCCGGGAGGGAGCTGCCTGGCTTGCTGAGCAGGCGGCGTTGTTGAGGCTCCGAACGGCCATCAACCCGGTGGACATCGGAGTGAGGGTGGAACTGCCTGCGGCAGTGATGGAACACATAACCGAGGTCGTATACGAGTCCAAACTCGTGTACTACTCTCGCTCTTTCGATGATAAGGTCCGTACATTCTGCATGTGTCCCCATGGTGAAGTCGTGACTGAAAACAATGCGGGCCTCGTCACTGTGAACGGGCACACGTATTCCGACTGCACGACTGAGAACACAAACTTCGCCCTGCTGGTGAGCAAGACGTTCACTGAGCCGTTTAAGGAGCCGATTCTGTATGGAAAATACGTTGCTGGGCTCGCGAACCTTCTGGCTGGCGGAGTGCTCGTTCAGAGGCTTGGGGATCTGATTACTGGGAGGCGCACGACCCAGGATAGGCTGAGGAAGGGCACGGTGACTCCTACTCTGAAGGATGCCACCCCGGGAGACCTCAGCCTGGTTTTCCCATATCGGCACCTGGTGGACATAATCGAGATGCTGCAGGCGCTTGACAAGATCGCACCCGGGGTCTATTCGCGGAACACCCTGCTATACGGTGTTGAGGTGAAGTTCTACTCCAACAGGCTCGAGCTTACTTCCGCTCTGGAGACTCAGGTGAAGAATCTCTTTGCTGCTGGAGATGGAGCGGGAGTGACTCGCGGTCTTATGCAGGCTTCGGCCTCGGGTGTGGTGGCGGCGAGAGAGATCCTGGCGCGCGCCGGAGGGGCATAGATGGGCGCCGTGCGGCTGAGAAAGGGCCGCGACGGGCGGGCCAGGTCAGGGCACCCATGGGTTTACCAGGGCGAGGTCTCAGATGTCGTTGGCAATCCGCGGGACGGCGACATCGTGGACGTGGAGAGCGCGACAGGGGCGTTCATCGGACGGGGCTACATGAACCGGATTTCTCAGATCATCGTCAGAATCCTGACCTGGAAGAACGAGCCTGTAGATGAGTTTTGGTTTCGCGCGAAGCTCGCGGAGGCCTTTCGTTACAGGCAGATTGTCGCACCGGGAGTAGGCTCAGTCAGATTGGTCCACTCTGAAGGAGACAGCCTGCCTGGGCTTGTAATCGACAGGTACGGCGACTGCCTGGTGTTCCAGATCCTCACGCTCGGCATGGAGGAGCGTCGCGACCTTCTGCTTAGGGAGGCGCTTGAGATCTCAGGGCTCGAGCGGGCCTACGAGAGAAGCGATGTGAGGTCCAGGGAGCATGAAGGGCTGGCGCAACGTTGCGGTTTCATGACAGAACCCTTCGATACCGGCGTGGACGTGATCGAGAACGGCTTTGCCTTCAGAATCGACATTGCACATGGGCAGAAGACAGGCCACTTCCTCGATCAGCGGGAGAACAGGGCATCGATGGCCCCCTACTGCGACAATGCCAGGGTGCTCGACTGTTTCTGCCATACAGGCGCATTTGCAGTGCATGCAGCGGGGTACGGAGCGATGGAAACGGTCGGAATCGACATATCCACTCGCGCGGTCGAGGACGCCAGGTCCAATGCGGAGCGAAACGGGCTCGGCGGCAGATCTTCATTTGTCGCCGGGAATGCCTTTGACCTGCTGAGGGAGACTTCAGTTGAGGTGACGAAGGGGCAGCGCGAACCGTACGATGTGGTGATACTGGATCCACCGGCCTTCGCCAAATCGCGAAGCGCTGCTGAGGCCGCGGCAAGAGGCTACAAGGAGATCAACCTCAGGGCCTGCAAGGCCCTGCGCGAAGGTGGATTCCTCATCACATCATCTTGCTCGCATCATGTGGATGAGGGCGCTTTCATATCGATTGTGGAGTCTGCTATCGCCGATGCGGGGCGCCGCGCGAGACTGGTTGAAGTTCGCACCCAGTCCCGCGATCACCCCATCATGGTGGGCGTGCCTGAAACGAAATACCTCAAGTTCCTGGTTCTACAGGTGATGTAGCCTGATTGGGCCTTCACAGGTCCTCGTAGGCTGCGTGGAATCAGAGCGGGCGGGGGATAATACGGGGAACTGGATCTTGTTGCGTGAGGTGGTGCGCATGCGCAAGCCGACTCCGATATCCGCCCGCCCATTGCATTTGCGCGGCAGCGTGCATGGGAACTCTATGACGAACGCTTCCCCCGGCGCTTCGCCCGGCGATTCTGGCGTGTCTCACGCATCAGGCTCGCCCGGCGCATCGCGCGTGCCTCCACCCGCAGGGGCCGAGGCTCGGAGTCAGGCGGACTACATAGTGGCTGCCCTGGGCGCTCCGCCCGACCTCATCGTAAGGTCATTGCGCCATGGCGCGATACTGCTGTTCCTCGGGTCATTGGTTGACGATGTCTCAATCAGGCGCGACGTCCTCGAGCCCATGGAGTCCATTTCCGCGAACGATCTCAAGACTGAGGAAGCACTGGGAGCGGTCGTGCCAGTGGCCGGGCTGTCGTCGGCCGAGAACCTCGACTTCGCCATCGACGCGCTATTGTCAGGGCAGGCGGCGCTTGCGGTGGACGGTCGCACTGCGCCCTATCTGCTGGATCTGGCGCGAGGAGTGTGCCGACAGGTGACTCCTCCGATTTCCGAGCCTTCTGTGAGAGGCCCGCGTGACGCTTTTACTGAGAAGCTCATCGACAATATCGCGCTCTTGCGCCAACGGATGAGGGATAGGCGCCTGCGCGTGCACTGCACGACCGTGGGCAGCGACACCCACACCGAAGTGGCCGTGTGCTACATGGAGGGCAAGGCGTCGAAGGATGTGGTGGACGAGGTCATCCGCAGGCTCGGGCAGGTGGACGCGCCCGACATAATCGACAGTGCTTTCCTCGTGCCCTATCTGACCATGAGAAGATGGAGCCTGTTCCCAACGGCCATATCAACTGAGAGGGCCGACCGGGCATGTGCCGGCATTGTGCAAGGCAGGGTGGTTGTGCTATGCGATAACTCCGCATTCGCCCTCGCCGTGCCAGTGCAGCTCGTGACTTTCTTCCAGGCCAGTGAGGACTATTACAACCTGAGCATTCACTCCCTTCTTCTTCGATCGGTGCGGTTTGCCGGGTGGATCATGGCCACGATGGCGCCTGGGATCTACGTGGGTCTGGCTTCATTCAACCCCGGCATCCTTCCGCCGAGCGCCATCAGCACTCTGGCGTCATCTCGGATGGGAGTGCCTTACCCTCCAGTGGTGGAAGTGCTCATCATGGATATCGCTCTTGAGATGCTCTCGGAGGCCAGCACCAGGCTTCCCACGTACGTAGGAGGGGCTGCCACCGTTGTGGGGGGCCTGATACTCGGAACCGCTGCGGCACAGGCCAAACTGGTCAGTGCAGTGATGATCATCGTGGTGGCAATAACGGCCATCGGGTCCTTCCTCATACCGAACTACCAAAACGGGCTGTCGTGGAGGATGGCCAAGTACGTGTATACAGCGTTCGCCGCATTCGCGGGGATATACGGCATTGCAACTGCTGGCCTGCTGCTCCTCACCTACCTGTGTTCCATCGATGTGCTTGGTGTGTCGTATCTGTCGCCATTTGCCCCTTGGAGGTGGAACGCGATTGCAAAGGACACCATCATGATCATGCCTCCCGAGCTATCTGCCGAACTCCAGCGGAGGCAGCGGGCGGATGAGCGGGCCGCGACGGGAAATGAGTAGTCAGTATGTGAGCTGGCCGGAGGCAGCCTGGCTCATCATGCAGTACACCATCTGCGCAAACCACCTGTTCATTCCGCAACTGCTGTACAGCATGTGTGGACGTTCAGCGTGGGTGGTGACTCTTGCTGCCGCGCTTCCAGCTTCAGCGGGAGCGTGGGCGGTGTACTCTCTGCACGCGAAGCACCCAGGGGATCGGGTCGGGCAATTCCTTCCCAAGGTTGTGGGCAAGGTGATTGCGGCGCCGCTTCTGCTCCTCTACACTGTGTTCTGGACGGGCGGCGCCGCGGCAAACGCAGTGGTGTTCGCTCACTACATGTCAAGCACTGTGCTGGTTGCGACTCCACTCAGTGTTCTGGTCGGGTCCACCGCAGTGATCATCGCCATGGTATCGCTGTGCGGGCTGAAGACTCTCGTGAGGCTGTCC
Encoded proteins:
- a CDS encoding fibronectin type III domain-containing protein, which translates into the protein MNPTRRASFLVALLLCALMILPVGAGAQSSAYEYIVRGEQYLSQGYADDAIREFGQAIALEPANTRAHFGLGRSYELRSGAGRVLAYRMELMTESESVRSLEFPPLADRGYQDLDQAIAEYAKAVSYSPAYNEAFYRQGALYFASGRKAEARAALERAVAFDRTSPASAALLAQAYLEDNQVQAASSVITAARSAGADQWNPLLLDASGVIEHRAGRYDSAEQLFAQAANGIEAPAYVVKHLGDARAMRGSHAAALDAFRQAAFRDSDAILAKDALGNIYRLSDQPATAADYFAAAATANPGLIRARFGLGSAYLESGQATRAVQVFTELADAMPVFGSDTALTLKAIAQWRSGNAGAGLTTINDALGINPSNRIAQIYKPRIEADARPAGVGALSLSPRSVDVTPTSGIKPFSGVVINKGAKATNNVNVKLAVYSEYKQVSFSNDNSNWSTWFAKDAEYGEFAWTLSSGDGQKTVYVRFRGFLWSVIPGEAGSITLDTTPPTVQASMSQLQQVGYTPDNRVRITLSASDASGIAGFWLSSNGADWRWFPWYQGEFAVAMPAYGQSQFKVFLSVVDGAGNHGSAEASQVPADTRPPVISGIQAARGAYDFVVVSWVTDESSDSFVEYWQTGLLPGTPKRAGNFDMTTAHSVPISGLRTGVAYGYRVISQDAAGNRSQSADMTLRIAQQDTTAPTVRLTINSGARYTNSRSIRLEITAQDDSGGPLEMTVRDDRSSFGPWQPYSAYASWQLSAVDGVRTVSVRVRDAAGNEAQADSSITMDTMPPSISRVDAKAIGTSSASVTWTTNEASDSYVEYWTSGTPAKVGFAEMVTAHSVTLSGLRTGVTYGFRVMSQDAAGNLAQSQDFTFRLQPQDFTPPTVRLRINGGAQSASNRLLQLEITAQDDSGGPLEMSIRDDRTSFGAWQRYTTYVSWQLSAGDGRRMVSVKVRDAVGNETQTDAYITIDTTPIANPPTGGISINNGAVCTRYTAVQLSISARTDSGGPIEMRLREGAGGWTGWQPYASQMTYRFTPGDGAKTVYVEFRDMYANVSRTYSSSITLDTRAPRITNVRSSNVATNSATITWNTDESATSTVEFGLSGIGMSSSMGDRSVSSSEASQPAGDVGSKAVIVTPVNPGSLRTSHSVALTGLRDATTYYYQVVSRDAAGNVAVSSGYSFTTQGSAPPPPPPPPPPPPPPPPPPTPGGTMVNWAAASNGGRASASSFAAANSAGPGKPSLLANDGNTSTFWEARNPGDGSTSEWLMIEFSRAQNINGIKLQCDAAHFPMDMSVEVETNGRWIQVATVASKGQLEKYLKASGSSATFEFSFSVVSATKVRFVIRRVSNPTVPVQVREVEAYYTGK
- a CDS encoding class I SAM-dependent rRNA methyltransferase; protein product: MGAVRLRKGRDGRARSGHPWVYQGEVSDVVGNPRDGDIVDVESATGAFIGRGYMNRISQIIVRILTWKNEPVDEFWFRAKLAEAFRYRQIVAPGVGSVRLVHSEGDSLPGLVIDRYGDCLVFQILTLGMEERRDLLLREALEISGLERAYERSDVRSREHEGLAQRCGFMTEPFDTGVDVIENGFAFRIDIAHGQKTGHFLDQRENRASMAPYCDNARVLDCFCHTGAFAVHAAGYGAMETVGIDISTRAVEDARSNAERNGLGGRSSFVAGNAFDLLRETSVEVTKGQREPYDVVILDPPAFAKSRSAAEAAARGYKEINLRACKALREGGFLITSSCSHHVDEGAFISIVESAIADAGRRARLVEVRTQSRDHPIMVGVPETKYLKFLVLQVM
- a CDS encoding FAD-dependent oxidoreductase, which produces MGGTAYDVIVVGAGPAGIFAALELALKSSLRILIVEKGRGIEGRVCPALQKSGVCLRCDPCSVVSGWGGAGAFSDGKLTLSTDVGGMLDNYIGKERLIDLMKQVDEVYLEYGAPDSVWGEEDEKIAALKDRATLADLALVPAKIRHLGTGRTARILSGMRERLEGRVDIDLSTQARTIVAMNGVVDGIETSRGQFVQGKYVIVAPGREGAAWLAEQAALLRLRTAINPVDIGVRVELPAAVMEHITEVVYESKLVYYSRSFDDKVRTFCMCPHGEVVTENNAGLVTVNGHTYSDCTTENTNFALLVSKTFTEPFKEPILYGKYVAGLANLLAGGVLVQRLGDLITGRRTTQDRLRKGTVTPTLKDATPGDLSLVFPYRHLVDIIEMLQALDKIAPGVYSRNTLLYGVEVKFYSNRLELTSALETQVKNLFAAGDGAGVTRGLMQASASGVVAAREILARAGGA
- a CDS encoding spore germination protein, whose product is MTNASPGASPGDSGVSHASGSPGASRVPPPAGAEARSQADYIVAALGAPPDLIVRSLRHGAILLFLGSLVDDVSIRRDVLEPMESISANDLKTEEALGAVVPVAGLSSAENLDFAIDALLSGQAALAVDGRTAPYLLDLARGVCRQVTPPISEPSVRGPRDAFTEKLIDNIALLRQRMRDRRLRVHCTTVGSDTHTEVAVCYMEGKASKDVVDEVIRRLGQVDAPDIIDSAFLVPYLTMRRWSLFPTAISTERADRACAGIVQGRVVVLCDNSAFALAVPVQLVTFFQASEDYYNLSIHSLLLRSVRFAGWIMATMAPGIYVGLASFNPGILPPSAISTLASSRMGVPYPPVVEVLIMDIALEMLSEASTRLPTYVGGAATVVGGLILGTAAAQAKLVSAVMIIVVAITAIGSFLIPNYQNGLSWRMAKYVYTAFAAFAGIYGIATAGLLLLTYLCSIDVLGVSYLSPFAPWRWNAIAKDTIMIMPPELSAELQRRQRADERAATGNE